The sequence GATGACAAGCATCACTGACTGAAACCATTCTCGAAAATTTACACCATTGAGTTTGTGCTGAGTAATTTGTAGTGACTGGTTGTCGAACGAGGGAGTAGGAGAGGATTTGGATGCGGGTACTGGAATTTCCAGAGTTGACTCGTCTTTGGAGGTCATTTTGTAACAGTGAAACAAGACAAAAGTGAACAAAGACAAGGCGGCAGAATCgccggctctgataccatgaaACAAGAATTAGAAAGAAAACTTTCTTGCTTACCTCTCATTAACAACGATACACAATATATACATGCTTGTCTACATCCAATTTAAGGAAGTAAATAAtaagaaatatatattatagatACTTTCCTATTCTATCTAAGGAAAAAATATAACAGaatatattttcaatattcTCCAACAAGATACAGTTGTTTGGTTCTAATTTGCTTTGCAACATCCAGATTCGCGGTAAACTAACTCCCATACTTGGAGATTCAAAGGATTCTCTTGATGTGATTGCATTTACTGCACTCTCGATAGGCTTGGTGTACGTGGGTTCGTGTAACCCTGTGTAACGAGGAGGTTGCATGGGCAATCATATTTGCATTATTGGATCGAAGTGAGTCAGAATTGGGTGAGCCCCTCACTCGTCTCTTGTCCCTGGGTCTTGGTCTTCTGTACCttggaaagcaggtgagagatACCCCTGAATGTGGATCAAAATCAATTGACACTCATTCTGCATCAAGTTATTAGAATTCCTATATTTAATAAACTTCAATAAGAATATTGTTTATTTTCGATAATCTGGTATGGAGCAATTAGGCATAATCTTAGCTTAAATACCCATCAAATGCGGCATAAAATGAAGCTGTTGCAACCACTGTTGGAACTGGATCCGACACGCTTGTGCTCCttagttaaaatttttaatttgctCAAACATTCCTTTCATATTTGATTTGGGATGAGCTCTCACAAGCACGCCGCAGAAAGAAGTTGGATAAATTTGTTTTGCTTCAATGCTCATGCTAGATTGTTTCTCTCTCGTCTGTATGTCAGGAAAGTGTGGAAGCTACAGCTGAGGTTTCAAAGATTTTTAAcgaaaaaaatagaaaacatTGTGACATGACCCTGCTCTCTTGTGCTTATGCGGGAACATGGAATGTTCTCAAGGTAATAAACCCTTGTTGCACTTCTTATCATTTTAGTGTGACAATTTTGGTTCTTCATACCATTTTAGTGTGTCGATTTTGGTTCTTATTACCATTTCCCATTCTATGTGCAACACTTTCTTGGTCAGTGTGCACATCATCTGGAGAAGGGTGAAACATACCAAGGACCAGCTGCTCTTGGAATTGCTATGGTAGCAATGGCAGAGGAACTGGGACTTGAGATGGCCATATTCGGTCATTGGAGCATCTATTGCAGTACGGAGAGCAAAATATTTGGAGAGCAGTTCCTTTGGCTCTAGGTCTCCTCTGCGTATCAAATCCAAAGGTACTTTTTTCTTTCCTCTTGTTCTTTATCATGTttcatttcttttcttttatgaAAACTCTTTAAACCCCCCCTTACTTCTTgcctattatttttttttgggttccCTTTGGTGGTCTGATCAGGTCAATGTCATGGGCACATTAAGCAGGCTCAGTCATGATACAGACACAGAAGTTGCAATGGTATTTTGATACTTGAGCCGACGAGTTTTTGGTTGAATTTCTGTCATAGTTATTGTTGTGCAATTCATGGTTTGGTACTCAGTGGATGCTTCTTGAACTATGTAGGCGGCCATTATTTCCTTGGGATTGATTGGTGCTGGAACCAATAATGCAAGAATTGCTGGGATGCTTCGTAATTTGTCAACTTATTATTACAAAGATGCCAGTCTTCTTTTCAGTGTAGGGCAAATGTTGACTATTCCCGCACCTTGATGCATTTTTCAAGCTCATTCAAATGTTCGGTTATTTTTGTGCGAGTAAAATTATTTGCATTCCCAATTGTGCAGGTCCGGATCGCCCAAGGTTTTGTCCATATGGGCAAAGGATTGTTGACACTTTCACCCTACCATTCTGAAAGATTCTTGCTATCCCCGTAAGTTTTCTAGATTTCAGCTCCTATTTGTTAAAATAAAATGTATCCATGTTATTGGATGGCAGTTTCATATTTTACTTGATGCTTGGACTCCATTTATTTTGGATaagttgtttgaaattttttttctactTTTATATGGTGTGGGTGAGATTGTGTGTAATGTAACTAGTGTAATGATGGTCATCCTCTGTTTATTTGAATGTAGAGAAGTGCAACTTGTTTTTGTGCATGCATTACGGCATTACCATGACACTTCTACTTTTATTGTGTTGTTTGATGTTGCGATGTTCACATGGTTGCCATTGTTTCTATCCCTTGATTTTGGATGAAGTACTATTAAAGTCAATCTCATTTATGTGGAACTAGAGGGAATATTTGATCAGAGTTGATCTCTGCGAAATACCAATGTTTTGTTCGTTAATTTTTGGCATTAGCAATAACATTAGTTTTAGCTTCTCATTCTTTAATTAGTTAATAATGTGCTAATTTAAGTTTAATAGAGCTTTACTGGATTGCTTTCTCATTATTTATAGTCTGCTCTTTACATCGCTTGATAACCAATTATATTCTCCTTGATCATCTGCAATATAATTGTTAGGTCTGATGATTATTTAAAAGGCAAAAAATCTGATAAACGGTGATTTCTTTTCTatggtagtgtttgcaacctatAAAACTAAGTGATTATTCTCTTAACAaattaatcacttatttttagaggttgcaaacactacttaAAAGTGAATATCAAATCCACATTATATCAAGTTAAACAATTTTCATATTAACGGTGGTGGATTTCAAATAAACACAAGACGAGGATCAtttgaaatctatttctcaaATCCTTCCTCAAATCAAATCCCTTCCTCCAAATtaaatcaatcaatccaagtgtAACATTATAAATTTTATGGTCATTTCGTATTTAacttttatattttcattttaatatAAGCACAACGATaatattgaagaattttgcTTGGCATTGACTACATCATATTTCATGGAATCCATACACCCACACTCACTCTTCTTTTTCCTCCTTCCAGAACTGCACTGGCGGGACTGGTGACTATGCTGCATGCATGTCTTGACATGAAAGCTCTCATCTTGGGGAAATATCATTATGTTCTTTACTTCCTTGTTTGTGGCCATGCAGGTGTGACATTACTCCGTCTATTGTTCTGTTATTCTCGTTCCCATTATATTTGTTATGTGAATGCCCTTCCTGTAATAAAAATGCACGTCTGCAGCCAAGGATGCTGATGACAGTGGATGAAAACCTTAAACCTCTGTCAGTACCTGTTCGTGTTGGCCAGGCTGTCGATGTTGTTGGTCAAGCGGGTAGGCCCAAGACCATTACGGGTTTCCAAACCCACTCAACTCCTGTTCTTCTATCTACTGGTGATAGGGCAGAACTTGCAACTGAGAAGTAAGATATGTGCTCTAATGCTGGTGTTCAATCCTCAATTACATGAATCACATGCTAACACGCACTGGTTTTTGCAGATATATTCCTTTTTTTTCGCCAATTCTTGAAGATTTGTCATCTTAAAAGAGAACCCCGAGTACAAAGAGGAACAATGATACTGATCGGGAAGTGTTTGCAAACATGTCAAATCAATCAAGAATCATGCCTGAGTGAAGCTAACTAAGGACGCCTTCTTTACTTCAGATTTCTTCACAATTGCGTCTATGGGGACCCCGGACTGTTTAATGGCATTTTGAGTAGTTGGATGGGGACAGGAGGGAATTGTAACattgtaaaatattttcttatatggTAAAATTCATGGGGAAATTCGAATCATTTGCTACGAGTTCTCGTTCATTTGACCACGATTTTGAGTTCTTTTTCTTCCTCCATGACAAtactatttaatttttaaatgacCCGTTGGTGGTTTGAATTCGTGGATACTTGAACATTAAGCTATCGTGTGATATACTGATATTTCACGAGAAATTATATTCAAAATCCAATAATGTGATAAAGCATCTCATATTCCTCAGTGTGGTATAGTATGCAAGATTACAAGTCATTTCTCCAATCAACACAGCCTGATTCTGGGTGTTGGGGAGGCGTTCTGGAGGTTGTAGCGGAGCAGTGACCTGGAGTTTGGGCTTCGACAACAAAGTGCTGATGGATGCAGGTACAGTCCGAGACTCTAGAAATAATTAAGAGTATCTGTTAGGTTAATTAATGTTTTCAGAGCATGTTTAGTGATATAACATAATTTGGAATATTAGGCTTGGACCCTAGACTTGTACTGCTAAGAAGTTGCctatagaggtacgtaagtactgactgagatgaccagcaagtatacatgtttttatgttgcttttatctgTGCATAATACATGCTTTACTgtctttcatatatatatatatattatgttgcatgtacATATATACGTTGAGATTGTATCCTTTTGAGATAAGCTATGATTTagagggtcgctcagccctatttTTATTAGTTATCTATCACCGGAAGACGTCGTGACGACGGAGAATGACGCTACGGTGTTAGGATGAGTGTTTGGATTTACCCAGCGGAGTTGACCCCAGATGGTACTACAGACTTATAGGCGCCTAGACTGAGCAGATACTCAGATATATCCAGTACCCTGACACTTGCATGCATCATTTTGGTCTGTATACTTGTGCTTATTGTACTGAGCGTAGTCGCTTACGTCCTCTATTTTATTATTGGACACCGTATTCGACGGGACTTGTCTCAGATTAGACGACGCAGACGGTTCGCGGAAGGGTTGAGATCTGGTGCAGTAGTACTTGTGAGTTTCCGTTAGTTTAGGGATTTGATACACTTTCGATTTGATTCTATAACAGTATATTTTTCCTTGGATTTTAATGTCGGTTGTATTCCGTCGACTTGTCGTGTTGTTTCtagataatttatttatcttccATTGTTAGTTCTGTTTTAtcgtttttaagttaattgcatgcttaaccAAATTTACAGTAAGTGATACGAGTTGGATCACTACAATTTATATTATAAACTATGTCGATATAATGTTTATCTTTCCTTGATTGCTATTGTTAGCATAATATGATAAGAGTATACTCTAATAATTTTTAACTgtcaaataatattaaaaattaatcgtCGTAAAATCAAATCGAGGCAATTTAATGacaaaatattatattgaaaaaaaactatttttcttttttaaaaaaacaaaaccaaacaATATATAGCGTAGACAAACATATGTGTGAGACTGTCCTGGTTTCATAAGACGGACTCTCCATCGATTATTCGCTTACAAAATTCATCATTCGCTTACAAAATTCAACCGAGAAAATATCGTTCCATCTCGAATCCAAGAATCCAGACTCTTTTTCAACACCTTgaatttcttaaaatttatgAAGATTCTGGTCGTGCACAGCTTCATAGTGGTGTCAAATCTGTACGAAAAAGCTAGACTCCGGTTCGCTCAAATCCACAGCCGAAACAGTGGAGAACGACATTACGGTCATGGTTAATCTTGTTTATCATAAAATTAAGGGTGTTCCTGGCTACTGATTTGTTTCAATTTAATGTACTGGTATTGATATTAAACTGAAG comes from Henckelia pumila isolate YLH828 chromosome 4, ASM3356847v2, whole genome shotgun sequence and encodes:
- the LOC140861306 gene encoding 26S proteasome non-ATPase regulatory subunit 2 homolog A-like, which produces MESIHPHSLFFFLLPELHWRDWCDITPSIVLLFSFPLYLLCECPSCNKNARLQPRMLMTVDENLKPLSVPVRVGQAVDVVGQAGRPKTITGFQTHSTPVLLSTGDRAELATEKFVILKENPEYKEEQ